GATAGTCATCCCAAGCATCTGGTGCTTGTGTGGTTTCAGAATGGTCTCCACTATATGCCGCCATCGTTGGTGTCCAAAGATTCCAACGGGCTAAAATACGGTGTAAATCGCCATTCTGCATCACTTTCGTAAGCGCATTGTTCAATTCATTACGAAGTTTCGGATTATTCTTCGCAATCGCTATGCCGTAGCTCACTTTTCCAAAAGAAGCATCCGAAATCAAAAGACCAGAGGTCAAATAATAACGTGCAATGGGCTCATCGATCAGGATAGCATCTAAACGGCGGCTTCTTAAATCTGCGAAAAGATCCGTTTCCTCATCATATCCTAAAAAGGTTCCTCCAGCCGTCTCAATCATGCGTGCCGCTGGCGTATTCTTAATAGAACCAACCTTCAATCCCTCCAAAGCATCTAAGGAGGTGATATGCTGACGCGCCTCATTTTCTTTACGAACAATCAGTTTTTCTGCCGTAATATAATAAGGACGCGTAAATAAAACAGCTTTCTCATGTTCTGGCGTAATCTCCAGCCCGTCAATCACAGCCTGATAAAGATTTCTGGAGAGGCCTGGAATCAAACCATCCCAACCATTTTGAACGAAAGTGGACTTCACGCCCATTTGCTCACTCATTTTTGCCATTAGCTCATATTCAAAGCCAATAATATGATTCGTATCTAATGGATCATGAAAAACATAAGGCACATTCGCCTCGCCATCGGACGCCCAACGAAATTCTTCATTTGGGAAAAGATCTGCCTGAACAGAAGTTGCTTTTTCTTGCTTTTCTTCTGCCTGAACTACGGTATGGAAAGAAAGACATGCGACAAGAAGATACAAAAGTCCAAAAAATCTTTTCATCCTAAAACAGTCCTTAAAAAACGCCGTGTCCGTTCATGCACTGGATTTGCAAACATAATATCTGGATCGCCAATCTCAACGATTTCACCATGTTCAATAAAAATCACGTAATCTGAGGCGTTTTTGGCAAAGCGCATATCATGCGTCACAACCAGCTGTGTCATGCCCTCTCTGTCTAAATTACGCAAAACCGTTCTCACCTCTTCTGAGCGTTCAGGGTCAAGGGCCGATGTTGGCTCATCGTAAAACATCACATCTGGACTATTAGCCATCGCACGTGCGATCGCCACACGCTGTTTTTGTCCGCCAGAAAGGGACGCAGGATGCCTCTTTCCCATCTCTGCCAGGCCCACTTTTTCTAATAAGATTTCGGCCTGCTCGGTCGCTTCTATCTTGGATCGACCGTGCACATGGACAGGCGCAAGAATAATATTGTCTAAAACCGTTAAATGCGGAAAAAGATTAAAACTTTGGAAAACCATGCCTGTTTTGGAACGAAGCGCATGAGACTTTTTTTCTTTTTCACGCCCCCATTCACCAGAACATTCGACAGAAAGCTCATTGATGCAAATCTCTCCAGCATCTGGCGGTTCCAAAAAATTCAGGCAACGTAATAAAGTTGTTTTGCCACACCCTGAAGGTCCAATCAGCGAAACAAGCATTCCCTTCCCAATATCAAAAGAAATATTTTTTAACACCTGATGATTGGCGAAGCTCTTGGATAATCCACGAACACTTAAAGCTGCTTTTTCTTTTGGGAGAAAAAGTTTCGTTTCTTCATTCATTCCGCCCACCTTTCTCAAATGCTTTAATCAATCTCGGTTTATTCCTCTTCCCACTTCAATGTTTTACACTTCAAACTATGACTGCTTCTGATCTCTTATTAAGACTCGATAATATCCTTGTTTTTCGGGGTACTTTTCCGATTTTCCGAGACTTCTCCTTGTCTCTGAAAAAAGGTCAAATCATACGCTTACACGGTAAAAATGGAAGTGGAAAATCAACCCTTTTACGTGTCTGTGCAGGTTTAAAACAAATTGAAACTGGAAATATTTATCAAGCGGCCCTTCCTGCGTGGCTTGGTCACAATAATGGCTTAAAACCCAGCCTAACCCTTTTTGAAAATCTTTCCTTTCCGCCTATAAAGGATTCTCAAAAAATTGAGCATATCCTTTCAACGTTAGCGCTTTCTACACTGCAAAACAAAACAGTAGCGACATTCTCCTCTGGACAAAAAAGAAGGGCTGCCTTCGCCAAAATACTTTTGCAAAATTCCCCTCTTTGGCTTTTAGACGAACCAGAGACAGGACTTGATAACGCATCTCAAAAAATTTTAGAAAATGAAATTAAACAGCATGCCCAAAAAGGTGGTGCTGTGATAATCGCAACACATTTTCAAAAAGAAATCCTAGATAAAAATGAATATCTTTTACAGTTATAGGTCATAAAGAAAATATGATTTTTTGGAAATGTTATTTTTTGAGACAACTCAAACTGGCCTATCTGGAAGGCGGAAACTGCCTTTCTGGTGCTATCCAAACGTTATTATGCGGCATTCTCTTTCCGTTGGCTCTCTCGGCCTCTCCTGAACTGCTAACAAGATTAAGCTCTGGCATTATCTGGTCTTGTGCCCTTCTGGGGTGCCTTGTTCTAATTGACGGTATTTTCGCTGAAGATCTCAAAGACGGATCCCTCGATTATCTTGCCAGCCGAAAAACTTCACTCTCCTTGGCAGCCTTTTTTAAAATTATTGCTATTTGGAGCGTACGGGGAATTCCTATTTTACTGGCCTGTCTCTTGCTGGCCGTTTTTTTTAACTATCCTATTGAAAAATTCCCAGCCTTAACCTTTAATCTTGCCATTGGGACGCTTCTTTTTTGCCTTCTTGGCGGCATGTCCTCAAGCTTTATCCCTTATGGTGAAAAAGGAAACAGCCTGTTAGCACTGCTTTTACTGCCCCTTTGTATTCCTGTTCTTATTTTTGGATCATTCTCAAGCAATCTTGTCGGTAGCACGCCTGCCTTGATTCAAATTTCTTTTGAGATGCTGTTAGCGCTACTCTTTTTAGCCCTTCCCCTTTGCCCCCTCTTATGTGGCATAGCCTTGAGGGAACAAATCTCCCAATACTAAATTGCCTTACAAAGAAAGACAAAAGCCTCCTTAAGAGGAGGCTTTTGAGTGACGCTCAACAAATTCTTCAAGCGTATGAATTGTATATTCTCCGCTCTGAAATTCTTCTGAAGCCAAAATCTTTCGATGAAGCGGAATAAGCGTATCAACCCCCTCAATAACACATTCATGCAAAGCTCTTTGCATACGTGCAATCGCCTGCTGACGGGTAGGAGCATGCACAATGAGCTTGCCAATCATGCTGTCATAATAAGGCGGAATTTTATAACCTGCATAAATAGCACTATCAACACGCACACCTGGACCACCTGGCGCATGAAAAATTTTAATTGTTCCTGGAGACGGTGCAAAATTTTCTGAATTTTCCGCATTAATACGGCATTCAATCGCATGTCCTGTCACACGAATTTCTTTTTGCGTACGACTCATTTTTTGACCCGCAGCAACTAAAATCTGCTCTCTGACCAAATCAATGTCGCAAATCATTTCCGTCACAGGATGCTCGACCTGCAAACGTGTATTCATTTCAATAAAACAGAACTGCTTATCCTGATACAAAAACTCAATCGTACCAGCGCCCGAATACTTCATTTTTCCAAGAGCTTTGGTAACAATATGCCCAATCTCATCGCGTTCTTCTGGCGTGACAGCTGGAGAGCCTGCCTCCTCAAGCACCTTTTGATGACGGCGTTGCAAAGAGCAGTCTCTATCCCCATAAAAGACGACCTCTCCTTTGCCATCTCCCATAACTTGAATTTCAACATGGCGAGGTTTATCAAGATATTTCTCAATATAAACAGCATCATTGCCAAATGCAGACCGCGCTTCCGCACGCGCCATCTGCCACGCATCCTCAATTTCACTTTCGTTCTGCGCAACCTTCATGCCACGGCCACCACCGCCGGCAGCGGCTTTAATCAAAACAGGATAGCAAATTTTTGCAGCAACCTCTTTAGCCGTCTCGACATCTTCTACAGCCCCATCAGATCCAGGAACCAAGGGCACGCCAAGCATTTGCATTGTCGTTTTTGCGGAGATTTTATCTCCCATTGTCCGCATATGTTCTGGGCTTGGACCAATAAAGGTCATGCCATGCGCTTCAACGGTTTCAGCAAAATCGGCATTTTCCGCTAAAAAACCGTAGCCAGGATGGATGGCTTCAGCGCCTGTTAAAGTGGCTGCGGAAAGAATTGCTGGAATGTTAAGATAAGAATCTTTGGAGCTTGGCGGGCCAATGCAAATTGCCTCATCTGCAAGCCGAACATGCATAGCATCGGCATCTGCTGTGGAATGAACAGCAACCGTACGAATGCCCATCTCACGACAAGCTCTTAGAATTCTAAGAGCAATTTCGCCACGGTTGGCAATCAAAATTTTTGAAAACATGATGTATCCTGCGTTAGAGTTTACGGTTCGCTAAAAACTACTCAATGATAGCGAGAGGCGCACCAAACTCGACAGGCTCACCTGATTCAACACAATATTTTACCAAAGTCCCAGATTTCGCAGCCTTAATCTGGTTAAAGGTCTTCATAGCTTCGATGAGAAGAAGTGTATCTCCCGCCTTAACCTTATCCCCTTCTTTAAAATAAGGTGGAGAGGCAGGATCTGGCGTAAGGTATGCAACCCCGACAATCGGACTTTTTACAGCCCCTGGGTGGGATGCATCATCCTGAACCGGTGCTGGTGCCGCAGCGGCCTGAGGCGCACTCGCAACAGAAGGTGCAGCCGCCACCTGGGCAGGAGCAATCGCTAATTGACGTGCCACACGAATATGCTGGTCACCTTTTGCGATCTCAATTTCGCTTAATCCTGTTTCGTGGAGCACATCCGCCAAATCACGAATTGCCTCTTTATCCACTTTCATTGCGCCCATCCTGTTTTCCTGAATCTACTGGGAAGACCCCAAATTTTCACTAAAAATGAAATCGAACATTATTATTATCAATAATTGGCTACAATCTCATCTCATTGGCAAAGAAAAGCCCCCCCCCCGTTCATACATCCTTAACGAAGTTAGGGAAAGTCTCTACCACTTTGTTTCCTTTTCAAATCTTTTCTATACAGAAAAAACTTTCTTTTTTCAAAAATCTCTATTGAAAAAATTTAAATAGCGCCTTGCTCCCCACTTTGTAACTGAGCAAGCTCCTTCAAACGGGCATTTTCACGAATCTCTGCATTTAAAACTGCCCCAAATAAAGCAGCGTAAGTACTAACGAAAAACCACATCATAATCGTTGCAACCGTTCCAAAAGGCCCATAGACGCTATTAAAATTATCAAAATGCGCCAAATACGATGAAAATAAGAAAGTTGCAGCAATCCAAACAATGGTCGCCATAAAAGCACCTGGCAGAATCCAGCGGAAAGAAGGCTGTGTAATCCAACAAGGCGCAAAGCGGTAAAGAAAAGTTAAGACAAGAAAAACAAATGTAATTAAGCAAACAGGCGCAACCCAATGCGCCAATGTCGGCGTAAAGTTTTTTACCATATCCAAAACATCTGGCGGCATATAATCAGGCTTATCTAGATATTGTGGCAAATTATCAACCACCGCTGGCAAAGCAATCATCAAAGAAATCGTCAGAATTGTACCGATAATCCCAAGTAAGGTGACTAAAAACCCCAAAGATTGGAAGGCAATGATCGAACGGTTTTCTTTGAAACCATAAGCAATATTCGTTGCAGATAAAATCGCCTTACTTCCCGCCGAGGCTGACCACATTGCAAGAATTAACGCAATAATCAAACTTAAGGTCATCGATGCAGAAGATTTTGAAGCCAATAAATTGACGCAATGAAGAATAAGCTCGTAAGCTTCTGGCGGCAGCATTTCCTGCAAGACCTCCAGCTGAGAACCGATTGTCTCAGGATCAAAGGCCAAGCCATAAAGCGGTATCAATGCGCTTAACGCAGGGAAAAGAGATAAAGTTGCAAAAAAAGCACACCCAGCAGCAGATAATCCTGTTTGACTATTGGCGGCATGCAACATAACGCCGCGCCAAAATGGCATATATTTTTTTCCGCACATACTTAACTCAGCTCTTCCCCTGTTTTTCTAGGCTCTCTATCTTTTAGTATGATAAAGTCTCTTTGAATATAAGATTTTTATAAAACCTCTCATAAAAACCTCTTCAAACAAAATGCTTTCCCTTAAGGATGTGCTTTTCATGTCAAAACCCATGACACAAAAAAAAATTGCTCTAAAATCAGACAAAACTACAAAAAATACCGTTGTGCCCGCAATGTCTCCAGAAGAAATTGAGAACTTTCTTTTAGGACTAGAAAAGCACTTTCCCAATGCCGAAAGTGAACTTCATTACACGAACCATTACGAATTGCTTGTTAGCGTTGTCCTTTCCGCTCAAAGCACAGACAAATCTGTCAATCTTGTAACGCCTGCCCTTTTTAAGGCAGCCCCCAATGCAAAAGCACTCTCCGAACTTGGAGAGGCAAAAATTGGAAATCTCATCAAAACACTTGGGCTCTGGCGGAATAAAGCTAAAAATTTAGCCGCTCTTGGGCATAATCTCTCTGAAAAACATCAAGGTATTGTCCCTGATAACAGAAAAGACCTCGAAGCCTTACCAGGTGTTGGCCGCAAAACGGCCAATGTCGTTTTAAACGTAGCTTTTGGACAGGATACGATGGCGGTTGATACCCATATTTTCCGCCTTGGCAACAGAACAGGATTGGCTGAAGGTAATAATGTCAGAGAGGTAGAAAACGCTCTTCTCAAAAGAATTCCAAAGAATCTTCTACGCCCTTCACATCATTGGCTTATCCTTTTAGGACGCTATATTTGCAAAGCTCGAAAACCCGAGTGCCCTCAATGCCCTGTTAGCAAATTTTGCCACTATCCTGAGAAAACAACGCTCTAAAATTAAGGAATATGAATATACTCTACTCACTTCCTGCAAGAGGAATATTCGGAAATCCTTAGGAGGCTGGTTCATAAACCCATGGACGTTTTCCTCGATTGTCCCGATCGGAATAAAGAGAGAAACGTCCCTTCGGCGAATGATAAACCAAAATGCCTCCTTCATTCCAAGAAAGCAAAGGGCTAATGACGAAAGTTTTGGGACATTTTCGAAGCGCATATCCAAAAGAAATCCAAATATCCGCTTGAGAACACAGCGCCTCCACCTCTTTTTTTTCCCTGGAGAGATACGCTTTGGCCGCGATCCAACCAATCTGCTGGCCTGAAAATTCCCGAATACAAACTGGATTTTCCGAATCACATAAGAATTTTTCTGAACTCCCCGCTGTTAGCCCCAAACTTTTTTCCCAAGCCTCCTCTAAAAAACGATTTCTGTTTTTTGTTTGATCTTTTTCTAACGTGTAAAATTCCAAATGGCCTTTTTGAAAAACAGCACCATCGCGCCCCAAAGCCGAAAAAAGTAAAAATGGTTTTGGCTGCAATAAAATCAAAGACATTCCCAAGGGAAATAATAAAATCCCTGCATATTTTTGCTTTCCAACGGCTAAACAAAGTAACGAAAGTCCATAAATAGAAAGCGCCAAAACCCACCCTACCATAACAGGCATTCTGATACTGGCTGCTGGCAAGTGTGCGCTAAAGTCCGCGCAGGCAATAATGAGCGCCACCCCTTTTCCCATGAGCCACAAAAAGGGCGCATCACAGCCAAACAACATACTCACAAAACTGCAAACAGCCATTGGCATCACAAAAAGTCCCATTAAAAGAACAGCGATAAGATTTGCCAAAATAAACCAAGGTTGAACAACACCAAAACGTGCCAGCACAGGAGGCATCACAGAAAGCCCTGCAATCAAAGACGTCATAAAAAGCGTAAAAAGAGGCAGCAGAAAATACGATCCTATTTTGCCCCGCTTGCGAATCCAAGAAGTTATAGGCGCCAAAGCTCTATAGCCAGCACCCAAAGCCATAATGGCACAAAACGACATTTGAAAACCTGCTTGCAGAACAATCGCAGGCGACAAGCATTCAAAGCCTAACGCCACCAATGCCAAAGATCGCAACGAAAACGGTGTTCGTCTAAACTGCCAAGCAATTAACGCTAAAAAAGCGACACCCAGCGCTCTTACACCTGGAATATGTGCGCCTGTAAAAAAAATATAAGCAGCACCTGCTAAAAGCCCTATAAGAGCAGCCAGTCTTTTAACGGAAACCCTTAATAAAAACCATTCTATCCGACTAAAAATTAAATAAGCGATAAAACCAACAAACCTACTCACCATTCCAAGATGCAATCCTGCGACCGCCAAAATATGCGCAAGCCCCGATGCCGAGAAATTATCCCGAAGCGATTGCGGAAGATCCCCTTCTTTTCCACAAATTAAAATTTCCACAACAGAGGCGACATCTGGATCTTTAATCTTTTTCTTTATTTCCAATCCTGTCTTTGTGCGCCAATTCTCCCACTGATAAGAAAAAGCCTTTAACACCCCTTCTTTTGGAGATTGCAAAATAATAGGTGTATCTAAGGCCCTGCCTCGCGCGCCAATGCCTGAAAAATAAGCATATCTTTGCGAATCATAGCCGCCTGGGAAAACAGGCGGAGACGGCAAATGCAACAAAGCTCTTACCTTTATTTGACTGCCAATTTCAGGTGGCGACTCATTGCTTTTCCACGAAAGATCTATCGTACGCCTCAAGGGCTTCATCCCCTGATCCAAATCTCTTTCAAAAAGAGCATGCCCAATTTTTAAATGCCATAAAGGAAGGGAATCTTCTCCTGTAAAACGGGCTTCTGCAGAAACCAATTCTCCTGAAACAAAAACAGCATTGCTCGGAACATTGGGAAATGGCGCTTGCAAATGGGTTTGTATGGCCGCACCGATAAAGCCAACCAAGAAAAAAAGAGCAATCTTTATATAAAAGAAACATTCCTCTTTCACTTTTTCTAAAAAAGGCGAAAGTAAAAAAAATAAGATTGAAGCAGAAAAATTCCAGCAAGCAGAAGAGCTGATAGGAGAACTAAACTCCCTATTTGGAAAAAAGTTGGTTCTGTTTTAAGAAAAAAATAAAAAGCACTTCCAAAGCCGAAAAAAAGCGCTCCCCAACAGATAAAAAGTTGCGATTTTAAGTCTTTGAATTCTTTTTTCTGCTTTCTCCTCTTTACATTAGAGTCAGCATTTATATTTTCTAAAAGCAGAAGAGAGGCTCCTTAATAAAATTAATTTATGCTGCTTTGTTTCCTTATTGTGATTAGGCTTCATTTATCTTTATATCGCCAAGGTTTCTTTCTGCCATACTCATTTCACTCTAAGCCAGTGGTAAGCTCGTAAAATATGACTATTCGCACCCGTTTCGCCCCTTCTCCAACAGGATTGCTTCATATTGGCAACGCCAGAGCAGCCCTCTTTAACTATCTTTTTTCACGCCATCATGGTGGAGAATTTTTTCTCCGTATCGAAGATACCGACAAAGAAAGATCGACGCAGGAAGCCGTTGATGTCATCTTTCGTGGCTTAAAATGGATGGGACTTGATTACGACAATAAAGGCGAAGTCCGCTTTCAGGCGAGCTATCAGCCTCGCCATGCAGAAATTGCAAAACAACTTTTAGCAGAAGGAAAAGCTTACCGTTGCTACGCCACGCAAGAAGAGCTTGAACAAATGCGTGAGGAAGCAAGAGCTGCTGGAAAACCGCCACGTTATAATGGACTCTGGCGGGATCGTAATCCTTCAGAAGCTCCTGAGGGACAGCCTTTTACCGTTCGCCTCAAAGCGCCAAAAGAAGGAAAACAGGTACTGAATGACCTTATCCAAGGAACGGTCGAAGTCGCCAATGCGGAAATGGATGATTTAATTCTTTTAAGATCTGATGGCACGCCAACCTATCTCCTTGCCGTTGTTGTCGATGACCATGATATGGAAATCACCCATGTGATGCGTGGAGATGACCACCTCACAAACACATTCCGTCAGATGCTAATCTATCAAGCCATGGGATGGGACTGCCCAAAATTTGCGCATCTTCCCCTCATTCATGGCCCTGATGGCGGAAAACTATCTAAACGCCATGGCGCACAATCTGTCATTGAATTCCGTGAACAAGGTATCCTGCCAGAAGCGCTTTGCAACTACCTGCTCCGTCTCGGCTGGGGGCATGGCGACGAAGAAATTCTCACACGCCAAGAGCAAATCAAACTTTTTGATTTAGATGGCGTTGGAAAATCCCCTTCCCGAATGGATTATGCAAAACTCAATCATTTAAATGGCGTTTGGCTTAGAAAAGCGACCGATGAGCGCCTCATTAAAGAGATCCTTTCAAGATTAAAAGATGAAATTTCAGAGGAAGCGCTTCCTGTCTTTCAAAAACGGCTTGAAATTTTAATGCCATCCTTGAAAGAGCGTGCTGCGAATCTTGTTGAGCTTGCGGACAATGCACGTTTTGCGCTTCCAGGGCCAATCCCTGCCTTCAATGATAAAGCGCTAAAAATCCTCTCTAATGAAGGAATTGCTGTTGCGCAAAAAACAGCCAATATGCTCGAAAAATTAGAAGATTTTTCAGCAGAGCCTATTCACACAGCCCTTAAAGAATTTGCAGAGACAGAGAATCTTAAACTTGGAAAAGTGGCCCAGCCTCTCCGTGCTTCTGTTACAGGAACAACAGCATCCCCTGGCATTGATGTCACTTTAGCAGCGCTTGGAAAAGAAGAAGTTATTCGCCGCATTCGGGCAACTAAAAATCTTATAAAGTCAGAAGGAGCAGCCTAAATGAATACGGCAGCCTCTTTCCCTCATCATCTAACGCAAATCAAAGGTCTTTCTGCGCAAGAAATCGAAACACTCTTAAACCGTGCTGATTTTTTTGCAGAATGTGCCAAGAATAAAAAAGCGTTTCCTCAGTCTCTCGAACAAGAAACTTTAGCGACGCTTTTCTTTGAGAACAGCACCAGAACACGTGCCAGCTTTGAACTCGCGGCCAAGCGCCTCGGCGCAACGGTTCTCAATCTGGATATTTCCACCAGTTCGACGAGCAAAGGTGAAACACTGCTCGATACCCTCCAAACACTTGAGGCGATGGATGTTTCCCTTTTTGTTGTCCGCCACAAAGAATCTGGCACGGCGAATTTCTTAGCTGAAAATGCCCATTCTGGTATTATCAATGCGGGAGATGGCAACCACGCACATCCAACGCAAGCTTTACTAGATGCCTTGACGCTCCGCCGTCATTTTGGGGATTTAAAGGGACGTATTGTTACAATTTGCGGCGACATTTCGCATAGCCGTGTTGCCAGCTCTGATATTGAAATCTTTACGCTTTTAGGAATGAAAATTCGTCTCGCTGGCCCAAAAGCACTCGTGCCTCAAACCTTTGCGGAGGCTGACAATATTAAAATTTTTGAAAATATGGATGAGGCGCTAAAAAGTACAGACGCTGTTATCTGCCTGCGTGTCCAACGGGAACGTATGCAAGCCGGACTTGTCGCAGATGGCGAAGAATATGCCGAGCTTTGGGGGCTAAATGAAGAACGTTTAAAATTGCTCCCTGCGCATGCCGTTGTGATGCATCCTGGCCCCGCCAATAGAGGTGTTGAAATTACGTCTGCCGTTGCAGATGGCAACCGGAGTCTTATTCGTGAACAAGTTCGCCTAGGTGTTGCCGCACGCATGGCCGTTCTTGAGCATATCGCCACTGCACGTCGCCCTCATTAAGAAAGCGATTTCATGTTTTATTCCCTTGGGCTTCTTTCACTTGTCATTATTTCAAGTTACCTGTGCGGCTCTATCCCATTTGGCCTTTTACTGACAAAATTTTCAGGATCTGGCGATATTCGGAAAGTTGGCTCTGGCAATATCGGCGCAACAAATGTTTTGCGCACGGGTAATAAGAAACTAGCAGCAGCGACTTTCTTCTGTGATGCGCTCAAAGGAGCGCTTCCTGCGCTTTGTATTTATTTTTTTGCGCCACCGGCTGAAATGCCTCTTTTAAGTGCTGTTGCTTGTTTTACCGCTGTTTTGGGCCATTGCTATCCTATCTGGCTCGGCTTTAAGGGTGGAAAGGGAATTGCGACGGGGGTTGGCGCCATGTTGGCGCTCTCATGGCCTGCTGCCTTAACAGGCTTTTCGCTCTGGCTCATCATTGTTCTACTTACACGCTATTCCTCCTTAGGCGGATTGCTTGCTTGTATTGCCATGATCTTTCTCGTCCCCTTGTTAGGGCACTACCCTTTTCTTTCCCCGGCACCACTTGCAACAGATGCGATTTCACTTTTGATTTTCTGGCGTCATAGAGGAAATCTTTCTCGCCTTTGGTCTGGAACAGAAAGTAAAGTCTCCATGAATCAAGAGAAGCCTGCAAAAAAATGAGTACCCCATGGACAACGGAAAGGAAAAGCCGTTTCCAGCTTGCAAGAACAGCTGGGATAGGACCTCTTCGCTTTTCACAAGCGCTTGAGCGTTTCCAAACAGCGGAAAAAGCGCTGCGCATTTTAACAGATGCAGGAAAAATTTCTCCCCCTTCCATTTCTCAAATAGAAGACGAAATTGCCAGAACTGAAAAGCTGGGGGCGCAAACACTTCTTTATGGAGATGCAAATTATCCAGCCTCTCTTGCAGCGATTCCTGATTTTCCGCCTATTTTGCATGTTAAAGGGAAGCTCTCTCTCCTGCATCAAAAAAGTATCGCCATTGTCGGTGCTCGCAATGCCTCGAGCGCAGGGCTCGCGATTGCAAGTCAGCTGGCAAAAAAATTAGCAGAAAAAAAGATTACCATCGTTTCCGGGCTTGCCTCTGGCATTGACGGCCAAGCGCATCGAAGCGCTCTCACAGAAACAGGCAGCACCGTTGCGGCCTTGCCGGGGGGACTCGATATTATCTATCCCCGAGAACACCTGTCTTTATATGAAGAAATTGCAGAATCGGGCTGTGTCATTACAGAAGCTCCTCCGGGGGCAAGTATCCTCGCCCGGCATTTTCCAAAAAGAAATCGCTTTATCGCTGGGCTTTCTCTTGGTACTGTGATTATCGAGGCGGCCCGAAAATCAGGCACATTGATTACAGCAAATTTTTCCCTTGATTACGATCGCCTCGTTTTTGCTGTGCCCGGCTCTCCTCTTGACCCTCGTTCTGCTGGTGGCAATCATCTCATTAAAGAAGGCGCTATTTTAGTCGAAAACGCAGAAGATATTCTGATCCATCTGCCACAAGAAGCGGAGCCTTCTTTTTCTAAAAACGCACCGAAATCACAAAAGCTGCCCCCAAAAGAAGAAACCACACCTTCTCTTTTTACAAAAAACGACTTACAAAGCCCCGATATAGAGAGTGAAAAAGAGGATCTTCCGCCACATGCACAAAAAATTCTTTGCCTTCTTTCCCCTGTCCCCATAACAATTGAAGCGCTCATTCTTCAATCAAAGCTTTCAGCTCAAGAAGTTCTGACCACAATTAGCCT
The genomic region above belongs to Acetobacteraceae bacterium and contains:
- the plsY gene encoding glycerol-3-phosphate 1-O-acyltransferase PlsY encodes the protein MFYSLGLLSLVIISSYLCGSIPFGLLLTKFSGSGDIRKVGSGNIGATNVLRTGNKKLAAATFFCDALKGALPALCIYFFAPPAEMPLLSAVACFTAVLGHCYPIWLGFKGGKGIATGVGAMLALSWPAALTGFSLWLIIVLLTRYSSLGGLLACIAMIFLVPLLGHYPFLSPAPLATDAISLLIFWRHRGNLSRLWSGTESKVSMNQEKPAKK
- a CDS encoding glutamate--tRNA ligase, coding for MTIRTRFAPSPTGLLHIGNARAALFNYLFSRHHGGEFFLRIEDTDKERSTQEAVDVIFRGLKWMGLDYDNKGEVRFQASYQPRHAEIAKQLLAEGKAYRCYATQEELEQMREEARAAGKPPRYNGLWRDRNPSEAPEGQPFTVRLKAPKEGKQVLNDLIQGTVEVANAEMDDLILLRSDGTPTYLLAVVVDDHDMEITHVMRGDDHLTNTFRQMLIYQAMGWDCPKFAHLPLIHGPDGGKLSKRHGAQSVIEFREQGILPEALCNYLLRLGWGHGDEEILTRQEQIKLFDLDGVGKSPSRMDYAKLNHLNGVWLRKATDERLIKEILSRLKDEISEEALPVFQKRLEILMPSLKERAANLVELADNARFALPGPIPAFNDKALKILSNEGIAVAQKTANMLEKLEDFSAEPIHTALKEFAETENLKLGKVAQPLRASVTGTTASPGIDVTLAALGKEEVIRRIRATKNLIKSEGAA
- the nth gene encoding endonuclease III, with product MSPEEIENFLLGLEKHFPNAESELHYTNHYELLVSVVLSAQSTDKSVNLVTPALFKAAPNAKALSELGEAKIGNLIKTLGLWRNKAKNLAALGHNLSEKHQGIVPDNRKDLEALPGVGRKTANVVLNVAFGQDTMAVDTHIFRLGNRTGLAEGNNVREVENALLKRIPKNLLRPSHHWLILLGRYICKARKPECPQCPVSKFCHYPEKTTL
- a CDS encoding aspartate carbamoyltransferase catalytic subunit, whose amino-acid sequence is MNTAASFPHHLTQIKGLSAQEIETLLNRADFFAECAKNKKAFPQSLEQETLATLFFENSTRTRASFELAAKRLGATVLNLDISTSSTSKGETLLDTLQTLEAMDVSLFVVRHKESGTANFLAENAHSGIINAGDGNHAHPTQALLDALTLRRHFGDLKGRIVTICGDISHSRVASSDIEIFTLLGMKIRLAGPKALVPQTFAEADNIKIFENMDEALKSTDAVICLRVQRERMQAGLVADGEEYAELWGLNEERLKLLPAHAVVMHPGPANRGVEITSAVADGNRSLIREQVRLGVAARMAVLEHIATARRPH
- a CDS encoding ComEC family competence protein, producing MVGFIGAAIQTHLQAPFPNVPSNAVFVSGELVSAEARFTGEDSLPLWHLKIGHALFERDLDQGMKPLRRTIDLSWKSNESPPEIGSQIKVRALLHLPSPPVFPGGYDSQRYAYFSGIGARGRALDTPIILQSPKEGVLKAFSYQWENWRTKTGLEIKKKIKDPDVASVVEILICGKEGDLPQSLRDNFSASGLAHILAVAGLHLGMVSRFVGFIAYLIFSRIEWFLLRVSVKRLAALIGLLAGAAYIFFTGAHIPGVRALGVAFLALIAWQFRRTPFSLRSLALVALGFECLSPAIVLQAGFQMSFCAIMALGAGYRALAPITSWIRKRGKIGSYFLLPLFTLFMTSLIAGLSVMPPVLARFGVVQPWFILANLIAVLLMGLFVMPMAVCSFVSMLFGCDAPFLWLMGKGVALIIACADFSAHLPAASIRMPVMVGWVLALSIYGLSLLCLAVGKQKYAGILLFPLGMSLILLQPKPFLLFSALGRDGAVFQKGHLEFYTLEKDQTKNRNRFLEEAWEKSLGLTAGSSEKFLCDSENPVCIREFSGQQIGWIAAKAYLSREKKEVEALCSQADIWISFGYALRKCPKTFVISPLLSWNEGGILVYHSPKGRFSLYSDRDNRGKRPWVYEPAS
- the dprA gene encoding DNA-protecting protein DprA gives rise to the protein MSTPWTTERKSRFQLARTAGIGPLRFSQALERFQTAEKALRILTDAGKISPPSISQIEDEIARTEKLGAQTLLYGDANYPASLAAIPDFPPILHVKGKLSLLHQKSIAIVGARNASSAGLAIASQLAKKLAEKKITIVSGLASGIDGQAHRSALTETGSTVAALPGGLDIIYPREHLSLYEEIAESGCVITEAPPGASILARHFPKRNRFIAGLSLGTVIIEAARKSGTLITANFSLDYDRLVFAVPGSPLDPRSAGGNHLIKEGAILVENAEDILIHLPQEAEPSFSKNAPKSQKLPPKEETTPSLFTKNDLQSPDIESEKEDLPPHAQKILCLLSPVPITIEALILQSKLSAQEVLTTISLLNLLERVSLHPSDTISLAPQK